Proteins from one Mercurialis annua linkage group LG7, ddMerAnnu1.2, whole genome shotgun sequence genomic window:
- the LOC130014851 gene encoding nudix hydrolase 7-like produces MHKFRPIKPHSLASNTSLPSSSSSSPPSRFGFPTHKYINAGILLSAFVLFFILRGCIDRTSLSIKNLSASAITVKEQMAPESKINLLNAVEDLYDGVTVDMKETMDPKTFIPLLRASMSKWKQQGKKGVWIKLPIALANLVEPVVQEGFKYHHAEADYLMLVYWIPHHIPNTLPDNASHRVGIGAFVINNIKEVLVVNEKNGGFRGTGVWKLPTGVVNEGEDISKAAIREVFEETGIETEFVEVLTFRQSHQSFFSKSDLFFVCMLRPRSFDIQKQDSEIEAAKWMPMKEYVEQPYNKKHKLFKYVAEICQTKSYGGYIGFSATPTSIASGKETYLYSSNRNLSNL; encoded by the exons ATGCACAAATTTAGACCCATCAAACCCCATTCTCTTGCGAGCAATACCTCTTtaccatcatcttcttcatcgtcACCGCCTTCGCGGTTCGGTTTTCCGACACATAAATACATTAACGCAGGCATACTTCTTTCGGCATTCGTCTTGTTCTTTATCTTGAGGG GTTGTATTGACAGAACTTCATTATCAATCAAGAATTTATCAGCTTCTGCAATAACTGTCAAGGAGCAGATGGCACCTgaaagtaaaattaatttactaaatgCAGTGGAGGATCTATATGATGGAGTAACTGTGGACATGAAAGAAACTATGGATCCCAAAACTTTTATTCCTTTGCTTCGAGCTTCCATGTCCAAATGGAAGCAACAG GGGAAgaaaggtgtttggataaaattaccAATTGCACTAGCTAATCTTGTGGAACCTGTTGTTCAG GAAGGTTTTAAGTATCATCATGCAGAAGCAGACTATTTAATGTTGGTATATTGGATACCTCATCATATTCCAAATACTCTTCCTGATAATGCTTCACATCGAGTTGGAATCGGAGCATTCGTAATCAACAATATAAAAGAG GTTCTTGTAGTGAACGAGAAAAACGGGGGATTTCGAGGTACGGGTGTGTGGAAATTGCCGACCGGAGTAGTTAATGAG GGTGAGGATATTAGTAAAGCTGCAATTAGAGAAGTTTTTGAAGAGACAGGA ATTGAGACAGAATTTGTTGAGGTTTTGACATTCAG GCAAAGCCACCAGTCATTCTTCAGCAAATccgatttattttttgtttgtatGTTACGACCGCGTTCCTTCGATATCCAGAAGCAAGATTCAGAGATTGAGGCTGCCAAg TGGATGCCAATGAAGGAGTATGTGGAACAACCttataataaaaaacataaGCTCTTCAAATATGTTGCTGAAATATGCCAAACTAAGTCATACGGTGGATATATCGGATTTTCTGCAACTCCTACTTCTATAGCTTCTGGTAAAGAGACATATCTCTACTCGAGTAACCGGAATTTGAGCAACCTATGA
- the LOC126655173 gene encoding probable jasmonic acid carboxyl methyltransferase 2 — MESVKEKGEDRIQLEKVLHMNAGDGNNSYANNSLLQKKVMLKAKPILQESITKLCTKNSPDCIKMADMGCSSGPNTFVPIWEIIDAIDDTCNRLKRKPPVLQVFLNDLPTNDFNLISMSLPSFYKKLEEEKGGEFGACFIAAVPGNFYGRLFPPKSLHFVHSSYSLHWFSQVPKIPLNKGHIYLAKTSPANVHKAYLGQFERDLETFLRCRSEEMVHEGRMVLTFYGRDDMNMYKSNTYKPNIWELFGTLLNDMVLEGLIEETKLDTFNIPFYGASAQEVKNVIESEGSFTINRFESFQIGWDAGIDDRYKNSIDKYTKGAYIADRIRAVSESILSNHFGDKLIDIMFQRFSVRIGEYMEMENGAYTNHVVSMTCNK; from the exons ATGGAGTCTGTGAAAGAAAAAGGTGAAGACAGAATTCAATTAGAGAAAGTTCTACACATGAATGCTGGAGATGGAAATAATAGCTATGCTAATAACTCTTTACTTCAG AAGAAGGTAATGCTAAAAGCAAAGCCAATTCTACAAGAAAGCATCACAAAGTTATGCACCAAGAACTCCCCAGATTGCATAAAAATGGCAGACATGGGCTGCTCTTCAGGACCGAACACTTTCGTTCCGATCTGGGAGATCATAGACGCCATAGACGACACATGTAACCGACTCAAAAGAAAACCTCCCGTTCTGCAAGTATTCTTGAACGATCTTCCGACGAATGATTTCAACTTGATTTCCATGTCTTTGCCAAGTTTTTATAAGAAACTTGAGGAAGAGAAAGGTGGCGAGTTCGGGGCTTGCTTCATAGCTGCTGTCCCTGGAAATTTCTATGGAAGACTATTTCCACCAAAGTCCCTACATTTTGTTCATTCTTCTTACAGCCTCCATTGGTTCTCCCAG GTGCCAAAAATTCCATTAAACAAGGGCCACATTTACTTGGCGAAGACGAGTCCGGCTAATGTGCACAAAGCATATTTAGGTCAATTTGAGAGAGACTTGGAAACATTTTTAAGATGTCGTTCGGAAGAAATGGTACACGAAGGTCGAATGGTTTTGACCTTTTATGGAAGAGATGACATGAATATGTATAAATCAAATacatataagccaaatatttgggAATTATTTGGGACCTTGCTCAATGATATGGTCTTAGAG GGACTAATCGAAGAAACAAAGTTAGACACATTCAACATACCATTCTATGGTGCTTCAGCTCAAGAAGTAAAAAATGTGATAGAATCAGAAGGATCATTTACCATCAATCGATTTGAATCATTCCAAATAGGTTGGGATGCAGGCATTGACGATCGTTACAAAAACTCTATCGACAAGTATACGAAAGGCGCGTACATAGCTGATCGAATTAGAGCCGTTTCGGAATCCATTCTTTCAAATCATTTCGGAGACAAACTCATTGATATTATGTTCCAGAGATTTTCTGTGAGGATTGGAGAGTACATGGAAATGGAGAATGGTGCTTATACCAATCATGTTGTTTCCATGACTTgtaacaaatga